A single region of the Salvia miltiorrhiza cultivar Shanhuang (shh) chromosome 8, IMPLAD_Smil_shh, whole genome shotgun sequence genome encodes:
- the LOC130997367 gene encoding zinc finger CCCH domain-containing protein 1, translated as MAGEEADGGSAGAATGEGSNVCSFFRKPSKGKNIRKRTAVEEAEGADEDSNSGSSVVYNKKKQAAADNKLLFSSGSLKTSKGSEPEKQKDSVFEYESSRVIQVQNDSKATATLETETDFSRDARAIRERVLKQAEAALKGKNKSSGDEKLYKGLHGYTDYKAGFRREQTVASEKAGGAHGPLRASAHIRVSARFDYQPDICKDYKETGYCGYGDSCKFMHDRGDYKSGWQLEKEWDEKEKARTRKMAMGMKGGEDDESPAESDEDDDNALPFACFICREPFVDAVVTKCKHYFCEHCALKHHAKNKKCFVCNEPTYGIFNTAFEIRKRKAAEGK; from the exons ATGGCGGGAGAGGAAGCTGATGGAGGCTCCGCCGGCGCCGCCACCGGTGAGGGTTCTAACG TGTGTAGTTTCTTTAGGAAGCCATCAAAGGGGAAGAACATTAGGAAACGAACCGCCGTAGAAGAGGCAGAGGGTGCAGATGAAGATTCTAACTCGGGGAGCTCAGTGGTGTATAATAAGAAGAAACAGGCTGCTGCTGACAACAAGTTGCTCTTCTCTAGCGGTTCGTTGAAGACTTCGAAAGGGTCTGAGCCCGAAAAACAGAAAGACTCTGTTTTTGAGTATGAGTCGTCCAGAGTAATTCAGGTCCAAAATGATAGTAAGGCAACTGCCACTTTAGAAACAGAGACTGACTTCTCAAGGGATGCCCGGGCGATTAGAGAACGTGTTCTGAAGCAAGCTGAAGCAGCTTTGAAGGGCAAGAACAAGAGTTCTGGAGATGAGAAGTTGTATAAAGGTTTACATGGGTATACAGATTATAAGGCTGGATTCCGGAGAGAGCAAACTGTTGCCAGTGAGAAAGCTGGTGGAGCTCACGGACCCCTGAGGGCTTCTGCCCACATAAGAGTGTCGGCAAGGTTTGATTATCAGCCGGACATTTGTAAAGACTATAAAGAGACCGGTTACTGTGGTTATGGAGATTCGTGCAAGTTTATGCACGATAGAGGCGACTACAAGTCAGGTTGGCAGCTCGAGAAGGAGTGGGATGAAAAGGAGAAGGCGAGGACTAGAAAAATGGCTATGGGAATGAAGGGTGGAGAAGATGATGAAAGTCCCGCTGAGAGTGACGAGGACGATGATAATGCTCTGCCATTTGCTTGCTTCATTTGTAGGGAGCCTTTTGTGGATGCTGTCGTGACAAAGTGCAAACACTATTTCTGTGAGCATTGTGCATTGAAG CATCATGCAAAAAATAAGAAGTGCTTTGTGTGCAACGAGCCTACGTATGGGATATTCAATACTGCCTTTGAGATACGCAAGAGAAAAGCTGCCGAGGGAAAATGA
- the LOC130997366 gene encoding LOW QUALITY PROTEIN: pentatricopeptide repeat-containing protein At4g01030, mitochondrial (The sequence of the model RefSeq protein was modified relative to this genomic sequence to represent the inferred CDS: inserted 9 bases in 7 codons; deleted 17 bases in 15 codons; substituted 3 bases at 3 genomic stop codons), with product MEAIINSFHHLPHRNFTTKFSQLKAAAACVETSPPPETLSNVSSLSKLKLNPAKARHAHIIKMPXNQQDSDIKVQSLITSYLELGDFHSAAMLFFVGLEQKXYLHWNTFFQEFKNKGGDPIEILQVFVELHNIGVVFGSENLAMLLKMCAKLRDSWLGLEIHVCLIKRGFDQDMHAKAALMNFYGXCWGSDSAKGRSIEASDQTSLLWNEAVLVALRNGEWFEGIDVFRHSQFSSMKITSNTFTIARVLQACGRXELLMRGKQIHGYILRNAMESDLAICNSLILMYSKNGSVEQARAVFDLMQNRNLSTWNSIISGYAAYGYLEDAWELLHEMETYNLKPDTVTWNTLLSGHLHHGSYQEVLNILQHMQNAGFKPNNRSVTTXLQAASEDPLPIHWKEIHCYVIRNGLDSDIHVVTSLLDMYVKNDDLNSAQTVFDGMECRNIFAWNAMISGYSFRGDFEKAASLMSHLKGEGVRPDLVTYNSMVSGLLNGGANXXALDMMKQIKDSGLSPNVVSWTALISGSCQNGYHRHALDFCYQMQAEGVKPNSATSASLCRACAGLSLLQRGKRAHCISIRNGYVEDAFVCTSLIDTYSKCGDLESAYSIFRATERKTLASWNSMIMGFSSYGHGKKAISLFHIMQQAKKLQPDAITMTALLTXCKHSGLIDEGWRFFDSMETKYGINPTIQHYSCMVDLLARAGYLDEAWDFISQMPVEPDSGSGGAILGSCRTHGSLQLGEIAARQLFKLEPRNPANYVLLMNMIAASERWDDVDRVRDLMERRSLKIGNVWSWIEMNNTVHVFSASGKPHQEDEEVYFELYHLVSEIKGNGYLPDTKCVHLYTDDKGEKEKALLSHTEKXAITFGLIKTKTNTPVRVIKNTTICGDCHTFADTLPWQESARSSLKDGIRFHHLXEGKCSCRELL from the exons ATGGAAGCCATAATAAATTCTTTTCATCACTTACCACACAGAAATTTCACCACCAAATTCAGCCAGCTAAAAGCTGCTGCAGCGTGTGTTGAGACTTCCCCTCCGCCAGAGACATTGTCGAACGTTTCTTCACTAAgcaagttgaagttgaatccAGCCAAAGCAAGGCATGCGCACATCATAAAAATGCC AAATCAGCAAGATTCAGACATCAAGGTGCAGTCTCTGATCACATCATATTTGGAGCTCGGAGATTTCCACTCTGCAGCCATGCTGTTCTTCGTTGGTTTGGAGCAGAA CTACTTGCACTGGAACACTTTCTTCCAGGAGTTCAAGAATAAAGGTGGAGACCCCATTGAGATTCTTCAAGTTTTTGTTGAATTACACAATATCGGAGTGGTTTTTGGGAGTGAAAATCTGGCCATGCTTCTCAAAATGTGTGCAAAACTGAGGGATTCCTGGCTAGGTCTGGAGATTCATGTCTGTTTAATCAAGAGAGGCTTTGATCAAGATATGCATGCGAAAGCAGCATTGATGAACTTCTATG AGTGCTGGGGTTCAGATTCGGCAAAAGGGCGTTCGATTGAAGCGTCAGATCAGACTTCGTTGCTGTGGAATGAAGCTGTTTTGGTGGCTTTAAGGAATGGGGAATGG TTTGAGGGTATAGATGTCTTTCGACATTCGCAGTTTTCATCCATGAAGATC ACCAGCAATACTTTCACCATTGCTAGGGTTCTTCAAGCTTGT GGAAGATAGGAGCTCTTGATGAGGGGGAAGCAGATACATGGATACATCCTGAGAAACGCAATGGAATCGGATTTAGCGATATGCAACTCACTGATCTTAATGTACTCCAAAAATGGCAGTGTTGAACAAGCAAGAGCTGTATTTGATCTAATGCAAAATCGAAACCTATCTACGTGGAACTCAATCATATCTGGTTATGCA GCATATGGTTATCTTGAAGATGCATGGGAGCTATTGCATGAAATGGAAACTTACAATCTTAAGCCAGACACCGTCACTTGGAACACCCTTCTATCTGGGCACCTTCATCATGGATCATACCAAGAAGTGCTCAACATCTTACAGCATATGCAGAACGCAGGTTTTAAGCCGAACAACAGATCCGTAACCA TTCTTCAAGCTGCGAGTGAAGATCCATTACCAATACATTGGAAGGAAATTCATTGCTATGTCATAAGAAATGGGCTCGATTCTGATATTCATGTAGTGACTTCATTGCTAGACATGTATGTGAAGAATGATGACTTAAATAGTGCTCAAACTGTT TTTGATGGCATGGAGTGTAGAAACATCTTTGCTTGGAATGCGATGATTTCTGGATATTCATTC AGGGGGGATTTTGAGAAAGCTGCGAGTCTCATGAGTCATTTGAAGGGAGAGGGAGTCAGACCTGATTTAGTGACATATAACAGCATGGTGTCGGGGCTACTCAATGGCGGGGCGAATTGATGAGCCCTCGACATGATGAAGCAAATCAAGGATTCAGGGCTAAGC CCCAATGTGGTGTCATGGACTGCTCTTATATCAGGCAGTTGCCAAAACGGATACCACAGACACGCGCTCGACTTCTGCTACCAGATGCAAGCGGAAGGTGTGAAGCCAAACTCAGCTACTAGTGCAAGCTTATGTAGAGCTTGT GCAGGCTTGTCTCTACTGCAGAGGGGGAAAAGAGCGCATTGCATTAGTATAAGAAATGGCTATGTAGAAGATGCGTTTGTGTGTACATCACTCATCGACACGTATAGCAAGTGTGGCGATTTAGAGAGTGCTTACAGCATTTTCCGGGCAACTGAGAGAAAAACATTAGCTTCTTGGAACTCCATGATAATGGGATTTTCGTCATATGGCCATGGGAAGAAGGCGATCTCTTTGTTCCACATAATGCAGCAAGCGAAGAAACTACAGCCAGATGCCATAACCATGACAGCTCTGCTCA GGTGCAAGCATTCTGGTTTGATTGATGAAGGGTGGAGATTCTTCGACAGCATGGAGACGAAATACGGGATAAAC CCAACCATTCAACACTACTCCTGCATGGTGGATCTTCTTGCAAGGGCAGGATATCTTGATGAAGCATGGGATTTCATCAGTCAGATGCCAGTAGAGCCCGATTCA GGGTCTGGGGGCGCGATTCTTGGATCTTGTCGAACCCATGGCAGCCTCCAGCTGGGAGAGATTGCCGCAAGACAACTCTTCAAGTTAGAACCA AGAAATCCTGCTAACTATGTGTTGCTGATGAACATGATTGCAGCTTCAGAAAGATGGGATGATGTAGACAGGGTCAGAGATTTGATGGAACGTCGCTCTCTGAAAATAGGAAAC GTCTGGAGCTGGATAGAAATG AACAACACCGTTCATGTTTTTTCTGCATCAGGGAAGCCACATCAAGAAGAT GAGGAGGTCTACTTTGAACTGTATCATCTAGTATCTGAAATCAAGGGCAAT GGATACTTACCAGACACCAAATGTGTACATCTGTACACCGATGACAAGGGGGAGAAGGAGAAGGCACTGCTTTCTCATACAGAAA GAGCAATCACATTTGGCCTGATCAAAACAAAGACCAACACACCAGTCAGGGTCATCAAGAATACAACAATTTGTGGAGACTGTCATACCTTTGCTGATACACTTCCTTGGCAAGAAAGCGCGAGATCATCCCTCAAAGACGGCATTCGATTTCACCATT AAGAAGGCAAGTGTTCCTGCAGAGAGTTGTTGTGA
- the LOC130998259 gene encoding uncharacterized protein LOC130998259, whose amino-acid sequence MSDIPSPHEVDEMWKQYIRNSATDLIMREMVAMLDADEVTPQNSRRRSGPRKYRDREREKGHDRLVRDYFCDEPIYDGDLFRRRFRIRRDLFVKIVDAMRNCLPFFTLRQDTTGRNGLSPLQSAPQLFDSWHMRLPVIHLMSTCGWVRVLLWNVYMNFCKSTIVVYGDRYLRTPNTVDTERLLQMHEERHGFPGMLGSLDCMHWEWRNCPVAYKGYYTRGDHGVPTIVLEAVALADLWIWHAFFGVAGASNDINVLHESPLFNQFLQGNAPPVQFMVNGRMYNKGYYLTDGIYPTWASFVKSYPAPGDPVRRKFAQRQEAVRKDVERAFGVLQARWAVVRNPAQSYFKEDLRNIMLTCIILHNMIIEDEGEEAVNWSDEDATPQQPIPMETRNWLMIGGTLTMKLAEKLPSMLNKDPEFKTNFDNIVWSDYNEPNVFEEHWQNMIDEYDLADNRWFSDMFEDHTFWIPAYFKDVIQP is encoded by the exons ATGTCTGATATTCCTAGCCCACATGAAGTTGATGAAATGTGGAAGCAATACATTCGAAATTCGGCAACCGATCTGATTATGCGAGAGATGGTTGCTATGCTTGATGCAGATGAAGTAACACCACAAAATTCACGAAGGAGAAGCGGTCCTCGAAAATATAGGGATCGGGAGCGTGAAAAGGGCCATGATCGTCTCGTTCGTGACTATTTCTGTGACGAACCCATCTATGATGGCGATCTTTTTCGCCGTCGGTTTCGAATACGACGAGACTTATTTGTCAAGATCGTTGATGCGATGAGAAACTGCTTACCCTTTTTCACATTGAGGCAAGATACAACTGGAAGGAATGGTCTATCACCACTCCAAAGTGCACCGCAGCTATTCGACAGTTGGCATATGCGGCTCCCGGTGATTCACTTGATGAGTACATGCGGATGGGTGAGAGTACTGCTTTGGAATGTCTACATGAATTTTTGCAAGAGTACGATTGTCGTTTATGGTGATCGATATTTGAGGACTCCAAATACAGTAGATACTGAACGCTTGCTACAAATGCATGAAGAAAGACATGGCTTCCCGGGAATGCTGGGAAGCCtcgattgcatgcattgggagTGGAGGAATTGTCCAGTTGCATACAAAGGATACTATACACGAGGCGATCATGGCGTTCCTACAATAGTTCTTGAAGCGGTGGCATTAGCAGATTTGTGGATATGGCATGCTTTCTTTGGCGTCGCCGGAGCAAGCAATGATATCAATGTTCTTCATGAATCTCCATTATTTAATCAATTCCTTCAGGGAAATGCCCCACCAGTTCAATTCATGGTGAACGGTCGGATGTATAACAAAGGATACTATCTGACAGATGGAATTTATCCAACTTGGGCTTCATTCGTCAAGAGTTACCCAGCACCAGGAGATCCAGTCAGACGAAAATTTGCGCAGAGACAAGAAGCTGTAAGAAAAGACGTTGAACGAGCGTTTGGAGTGCTACAAGCTCGTTGGGCAGTAGTTCGAAATCCCGCACAATCTTATTTTAAAGAAGACCTTCGCAATATAATGCTCACATGTATtattttgcacaacatgatcattgagGATGAGGGTGAAGAAGCGGTCAACTGGTCTGACGAAGATGCAACTCCTCAACAACCAATACCAATGG AAACTAGAAACTGGCTCATGATTGGAGGCACCCTAACAATGAAGCTCGCGGAAAAGTTGCCTTCAATGCTGAATAAGGACCCAGAATTCAAGACCAATTTTGACAACATTGTCTGGTCCGACTACAATGAACCTAATGTGTTTGAGGAACATTGGCAAAACATGATCGATGAATACGATCTTGCTGATAACAGATGGTTTTCCGACATGTTTGAGGATCACACATTTTGGATTCCTGCATACTTCAAAGACGTCATCCAACCATGA
- the LOC130998261 gene encoding proline-rich receptor-like protein kinase PERK2, giving the protein MMEKTIEKGVESVDSSLTTFERIMEKLNRIEELLAIQSRKMKPSPIPCSQYSVKSVTLHPPPVSVMTPPPPHPVSIMTPPPPPPVSATSLPPQPPVSLTPPPPMPLVSMETPTSVIETVVVAPSNILVASLPTRTSSLSRVAPLSTRVDPLSTKTLALTRIYASLAHRDWKELSQLTKEFLTTINLGRIYKASPGITVQQGEYEYPNQIA; this is encoded by the coding sequence ATGATGGAAAAGACTATAGAGAAGGGTGTTGAGTCTGTTGACTCGAGCTTGACAACATTTGAGCGAATAATGGAGAAACTCAATCGCATTGAGGAGTTGCTGGCTATTCAATCAAGAAAAATGAAGCCCTCTCCCATTCCATGTAGCCAATATAGTGTCAAATCAGTCACGCTGCATCCACCTCCTGTTTCTGTGATGACTCCACCGCCTCCACATCCTGTTTCCATAATGACTCCCCCACCTCCACCTCCTGTTTCAGCGACAAGTCTGCCGCCTCAGCCTCCTGTTTCCCTGACGCCGCCTCCGCCTATGCCTCTTGTTTCCATGGAGACGCCTACTTCTGTTATAGAGACAGTGGTCGTGGCCCCTTCAAACATACTTGTTGCGTCACTCCCTACAAGAACTTCATCTCTTTCAAGGGTTGCTCCCCTGTCTACAAGGGTTGATCCCCTCTCTACAAAGACTCTTGCGCTAACAAGGATTTATGCCAGCTTGGCTCATCGAGATTGGAAGGAATTGAGTCAATTGACTAAGGAGTTTCTCACTACGATAAACTTAGGCAGAATATATAAAGCCTCTCCAGGGATCACGGTGCAGCAAGGGGAATATGAATATCCTAATCAAATAGCTTGA